The Streptomyces sp. NBC_00162 sequence TCGCCGACGGCCGTCGGGAGGTCCTGGCCGCCAGCTTCTGGGCTGATGTAGGCGAGGTCGGCTTGGCAGCTCCCCCGGTGCATGGGGATCTCCTCGCGGACCACGACGGTCAGCTTGCCGACGGTGCCGGAGGCGATGTCACGGACGCGGTGGCCCAGGAGCGGGTGCGGAAGCAGGTGTGCGCTCACCCGGCGCCGCCGTCCTCGCGTCCGTTTTCGTCGTGGCCTTCGTCGGTGTGGCCGAGGAAGCGTGCGAGTCCCTGATCGGAGCGGGCAAGGAGCTCTGGTGAGGGGATGCCGTATCCGGGCTGGGCCAGGTTCCAGCGGGTCGGCTTCGGGGTGTTGGTGGGTGCGTTCATCAGGGGCCTCCGTGCCGCTGGTGGAATCCCAACACTCTTGAGGCTAGGGATCCGGGCGGGGGCCGCTCAATGTTCTTGCGGAAAATTGCGGAGTTTCACCGGTGGGCGGCGGCTCGGCGGATCAGGGCTCGGGCGCCGTCGCCGTGGACGGCGTGGGCGGCGAGGTCGGCGAAGGCCCGCTCGTAGGTCGCGATCTCTCCGGGTGCCGTGATGGTGACGCGGGCGGAGAGCAGCTCGATGCCGACCTGGGCGTCGTCGTAGATGGTGAAGGACTCCATCGACCAGAGCGGGCGTGGTGCCCGAGTGGCGATGATGCCGATGGAGATCTGCGGCAGGGCGGTGAGTTCGAGGAGGTGGTCGAGCTGGGCTGCGGTGGTGTCGGGTTCCACGATGCGGGAGTGGAGGACGGATTCTTCGATGAGGAAGGCGAACTGCCGGCCGCGCTTGTGCAGGACGCGGGAGCGTTTCAGCCGGGCCGCCGCCGCGGCTTCGGCGTCGTCGGTGGCGTTGTGGAACGTGCCGTAGGCGGCGATGACGGCGGCCGCGTAGGCGTGGGTCTGGAGGAGGCCGGGGACGACGTGGGAGCAGTAGACGCGGAATTGGCGGGTGCGCTCGACGAGGGGGACGATCTCGCGTTGCAGGCTGGCGAGCCCGGCCCGGTTCAGGCGCTTCCACTCCACGTACATGGAGGTGGCGCTGCGGGCCGCGGCGATGAGGTCCTCGGCCTGGCCGTCGGCGCCGCAGGCCGTGCACCAGGCGCGGATGTCGGTGTCGGAGGGGACGGCGTGGCCGTGTTCGATGCGGGAGGTCTTCGCCGGGTGCCAGCCGCACGCCTGGGAGAGTTGTTGGCCGGCCAGGCCCGCGTCCAGGCGGAGGTGCCGCAGCCGGGTGGCGAGGGCGGTGCGGGCGGCCTGGGCACTGGACAGGGGCGAGGTCATGTGGGCGGTCAGGGCTTGTAATCCTCGTATGGGACGGCGCGTTCCCACACCGCGGTGAACGCGGCCGCGCACAGTGCGGCGACGGTGGGGTCATCCGACATTTCGCCGCCGGCGGGGGTGCCGTTGCCGGTGAAGTGGTTCCAGCGGATGAGGCGGCCGTCGATCAGCCAGAAGTCGTTGCCGGGCAGGGCGATGTCGGAGGCGTGGCGGCGGGGCAGGTAGCGGATCTCCTCGCCCGCCGCGATGTTCACAACCGCGCCGGCGTGGCTGTACTTGGAGTAGTCCGACAGCGGCTCGGAGACGATCCGGGCCCGGCGTACGGTGACGCCGCGGGCGACGGTGCGCCGTACCAGG is a genomic window containing:
- a CDS encoding helix-turn-helix domain-containing protein, coding for MTSPLSSAQAARTALATRLRHLRLDAGLAGQQLSQACGWHPAKTSRIEHGHAVPSDTDIRAWCTACGADGQAEDLIAAARSATSMYVEWKRLNRAGLASLQREIVPLVERTRQFRVYCSHVVPGLLQTHAYAAAVIAAYGTFHNATDDAEAAAAARLKRSRVLHKRGRQFAFLIEESVLHSRIVEPDTTAAQLDHLLELTALPQISIGIIATRAPRPLWSMESFTIYDDAQVGIELLSARVTITAPGEIATYERAFADLAAHAVHGDGARALIRRAAAHR
- a CDS encoding DUF6879 family protein; this translates as MPQSDVPAFDVLLDGAEHSALHLEMRDGYGVAAESAGFAQWLATGERNLDPDSEYWAFWTGLVRRTVARGVTVRRARIVSEPLSDYSKYSHAGAVVNIAAGEEIRYLPRRHASDIALPGNDFWLIDGRLIRWNHFTGNGTPAGGEMSDDPTVAALCAAAFTAVWERAVPYEDYKP